A genomic window from Lotus japonicus ecotype B-129 chromosome 1, LjGifu_v1.2 includes:
- the LOC130730087 gene encoding uncharacterized protein LOC130730087 gives MTMENFLRSKEMWSLVNEGIPVLETRTTPASEEKKKAVEEAKLKDLKVKNYLFQAIGREILETILDKETSKAIWNSMKQKYHGSKKVKRAQLQALRREFELLAMKEGEKVDNFLGRTLTVVNKMKSNGETMEQSTVVSKILRSLTSKFNYVVCSIEESNDLSILSIDELHGSLLVHEQRMQGHQEEEHVLKVAQEDRLGHFQYECSDWEKKVNYAELEEEEELLLMAYAELHQTKKEEVWYLDSGCINHMIGNKEWFLDLEEDFSRTVKLGNDTRMAVVAKGSIRQLQKKGLAILIQDGTCKVFHPRRGVIMQTDMSGNRMFFLLASMAPKRSMCLQAEAVSQKEAHMWHCRFGHLNHKGLRTLSHKKMVSEAFVKFKEYKAGVEKEICAHITCLCTDRGGEFTSNEFEEFCRSQGINRQLTTTYTPQQNRVAERKNRTIMNVVRSMLNETQVPKVFWSEAVRWCVHIQNRCPTVVVENKTPEEAWRGEKPVVHYFQIFGCVAHVHVPDQRRSKLDDKSKKCVFLGVSDESKAWRLYDPVSKKIIVSKDVVFEEEESWDWDRTEEEIKLDTLEWEDEDNNDGEED, from the exons ATGACGATGGAGAACTTTCTGCGGAGCAAGGAGATGTGGAGTCTGGTGAATGAAGGGATTCCGGTATTGGAAACTAGGACAACACCAGCGAGTGAGGAGAAAAAGAAGGCCGTGGAGGAGGCCAAGCTCAAAGATCTCAAGGTTAAGAACTATTTGTTCCAGGCAATTGGTAGAGAAATCTTGGAAACAATTCTTGACAAGGAGACGTCGAAGGCAATCTGGAACTCAATGAAACAGAAGTATCATGGGTCCAAAAAGGTGAAAAGGGCACAACTTCAAGCATTGAGAAGGGAGTTTGAGTTGCTTGCCatgaaagaaggagaaaaggTAGACAACTTCTTGGGGAGAACCTTGACTGTGGTAAACAAGATGAAATCAAATGGTGAGACAATGGAGCAGAGTACAGTGGTCAGTAAGATACTTAGATCATTGACTTCCAAGTTTAATTATGTTGTTTGTTCGATAGAGGAATCAAATGATTTAAGTATCTTGAGcattgatgaattgcatggaagTCTGCTTGTTCATGAACAAAGGATGCAAGGACACCAAGAGGAGGAACATGTCTTGAAAGTGGCTCAAGAAGATAG GTTGGGACACTTTCAATATGAGTGTTCTGATTGGGAAAAGAAAGTAAATTATGCTGAgttggaggaagaagaggagctTCTACTGATGGCCTATGCAGAACTCCAtcaaacaaagaaagaagaggTATGGTATCTTGACTCAGGATGCATCAATCACATGATAGGAAACAAAGAATGGTTCTTGGATCTGGAAGAAGATTTCAGTCGGACGGTAAAGCTTGGGAATGATACGAGAATGGCAGTGGTAGCAAAAGGAAGTATAC GACAACTTCAAAAGAAGGGGTTAGCCATTCTGATTCAGGATGGAACTTGCAAAGTATTTCATCCTAGGAGAGGGGTGATTATGCAGACTGATATGAGTGGGAATAGAATGTTCTTTCTGTTAGCTTCCATGGCACCAAAGAGGTCTatgtgtcttcaagctgaagctgTCTCGCAGAAAGAAGCACACATGTGGCATTGTCGTTTTGGGCATCTGAATCACAAGGGGCTTAGAACACTTTCGCACAAGAAGATGGTG TCAGAAGCTTTTGTTAAATTCAAAGAGTATAAGGCTGGTGTTGAAAAGGAGATATGCGCACACATAACTTGCTTGTGTACAGATAGGGGTGGTGAGTTCACTTCAAACGAGTTTGAAGAGTTTTGTCGATCACAGGGTATCAATAGACAATTAACAACAACTTATACCCCTCAGCAGAACAGAGTCGCCGAGAGGAAGAATAGGACAATTATGAATGTTGTTCGATCTATGTTAAATGAGACGCAGGTTCCTAAAGTCTTCTGGTCCGAGGCTGTGAGATGGTGTGTGCATATTCAGAATCGGTGTCCGACAGTAGTAGTTGAAAACAAGACTCCAGAAGAGGCTTGGAGGGGTGAGAAACCAGTGGTtcattattttcaaattttcggATGTGTAGCACATGTTCATGTACCAGATCAAAGGAGGAGCAAGCTGGATGATAAGAgcaaaaaatgtgtttttttaggAGTTAGTGATGAGTCCAAGGCGTGGAGGTTGTATGATCCAGTATCAAAGAAGATCATTGTCAGTAAAGATGTTgtatttgaagaagaagaaagttggGACTGGGACAGAACAGAGGAAGAAATTAAGCTGGATACACTAGAATGGGAAGATGAAGACAAtaatgatggagaagaagactAG